The following coding sequences are from one Nicotiana tomentosiformis chromosome 3, ASM39032v3, whole genome shotgun sequence window:
- the LOC138908560 gene encoding uncharacterized protein, with the protein MGYSTPIMTHPFQQMAEFFRHLAGTMSEPSEINFEKMRKMGGVEFEGTTDPTVAEQWIERMQRVFEQLECTNAAKFKYAISLLQKYAYDWWVSVPNEKEKPPVLTWDDFGKAFRAKYVPHVYCDAKKKEFLNLRQGSMSIAEYQQKFLRLSRYAGGIIDGKRDKCRRFEEGLNGYIRKSVAIL; encoded by the coding sequence ATGGGTTATAGTACTCCTATTATGACTCATCCATTTCAGCAGATGGCTGAGTTCTTTCGTCACTTGGCTGGGACAATGTCAGAACCTAGTGAAATAAATTTTGAGAAGATGAGGAAAATGGGTGGAGTTGAATTTGAAGGCACTACTGATCCCACGGTAGCTGAACAATGGATCGAGCGCATGCAGAGGGTTTTTGAACAACTTGAGTGTACTAATGCTgccaaatttaagtatgctatctCTCTTTTACAAAAATATGCCTATGATTGGTGGGTAAGTGTgccaaatgaaaaagaaaaacctCCGGTGCTGACTTGGGATGACTTTGGGAAAGCATTTCGTGCGAAATATGTCCCCCATGTCTACTGTGATGCAAAGAAAAAAGAGTTTCTGAATTTAAGACAAGGGAGTATGTCTATTGCAGAGTATCAACAAAAATTTCTCAGGCTTTCTCGCTATGCTGGAGGTATTATTGATGGTAAAAGAGACAAGTGCAGAAGATTTGAAGAAGGTTTGAATGGTTACATTCGAAAATCTGTGGCAATCTTGTAA